A single window of Caldimicrobium thiodismutans DNA harbors:
- a CDS encoding thiamine pyrophosphate-dependent enzyme gives MRPELAKFKGLNIKELPKEDWIAPGHRACQGCGTVLPLKLALKVLGPNTIAVSSTGCMEIITSPFPFTSWKIPWIHVAFENSATVASGIDSAIKALKRKGKIPKREKINIVVFAGDGATFDIGLQFVSGALERGHNFIYICLDNEAYMNTGVQRSGGTPFLAHTTTSPAGKVIHGNITWKKNLDGIIAAHNIPYFATASPAFYMDYMNKVKKASLVEGPAFIHVYSPCPTGWGSKGEDTIKLCKLIVETRIFPLYEVIDGKYYILNRKVDKPKPVEEYLKLQRRFRHLKPEEIEMIQKRVNEDYERIAKMCEVFAPPKD, from the coding sequence ATGAGACCAGAACTTGCCAAATTTAAAGGTTTAAATATTAAAGAGCTTCCCAAAGAAGATTGGATTGCCCCCGGGCATCGTGCCTGTCAGGGGTGTGGGACAGTGCTACCTCTAAAGTTGGCTCTCAAGGTGCTTGGACCAAATACCATAGCTGTCTCTTCCACTGGTTGTATGGAGATCATTACCAGCCCCTTTCCCTTTACCTCCTGGAAAATCCCTTGGATTCATGTAGCCTTTGAGAACTCAGCCACAGTTGCCTCAGGAATTGATTCCGCTATTAAGGCTTTGAAAAGAAAGGGAAAAATACCCAAAAGAGAAAAAATAAACATTGTTGTCTTTGCAGGTGATGGAGCAACCTTTGATATTGGTTTACAATTTGTTTCAGGAGCCCTGGAAAGAGGACATAACTTCATTTATATCTGCCTTGATAATGAGGCCTACATGAATACGGGTGTTCAAAGATCTGGTGGAACCCCTTTTCTTGCCCATACAACTACAAGCCCAGCTGGAAAGGTTATCCATGGGAATATAACCTGGAAGAAAAACTTAGATGGTATCATTGCTGCTCATAATATACCCTATTTTGCAACTGCAAGCCCTGCCTTTTATATGGATTATATGAATAAGGTGAAAAAGGCCTCCCTGGTTGAAGGCCCAGCCTTTATCCATGTTTATTCTCCCTGTCCCACAGGTTGGGGTTCTAAAGGAGAAGATACTATAAAACTATGTAAGTTAATTGTAGAGACCAGAATATTCCCCCTCTATGAAGTTATTGATGGAAAGTATTATATTCTTAATCGTAAAGTGGATAAACCAAAACCCGTTGAGGAATATCTCAAGCTACAAAGGAGATTCCGGCACTTAAAACCTGAAGAGATTGAAATGATTCAAAAGAGGGTTAACGAGGATTATGAGCGCATAGCTAAGATGTGTGAAGTTTTTGCACCGCCCAAAGATTAA
- a CDS encoding metal-dependent hydrolase, giving the protein MEITYYGHACFKIVSQEGKKIIIDPWLTHPLAPEDVDLGPYDYILITHAHGDHLGEVLKLSRTAITEVIAIHEIQQYLLAKGVPKATGMNIGGTYRTNGISFTMVPALHSSSFPDGTYAGEPCGFIITLEMGMKIYHAGDTGLFGDMALIGELYNPEIAMLPIGDHYVMGPKEAAKACQLIKAKKVIPMHYGTFPILTGTVEAFKEELAKYSFKPEIIPLKPGETYFLE; this is encoded by the coding sequence ATGGAAATTACCTACTACGGCCATGCCTGTTTTAAAATAGTAAGCCAAGAAGGAAAAAAAATAATTATAGATCCCTGGCTTACTCATCCCCTTGCCCCTGAGGATGTTGATCTTGGGCCCTATGATTATATTCTTATTACTCATGCCCATGGGGATCATCTTGGTGAGGTTCTGAAACTTTCAAGGACCGCTATTACGGAAGTTATTGCTATACATGAAATCCAACAATATCTTCTTGCTAAAGGGGTTCCTAAGGCAACAGGGATGAATATAGGTGGGACCTATCGCACAAATGGAATAAGTTTTACTATGGTTCCAGCGCTTCATAGTTCTTCTTTTCCTGATGGAACTTATGCAGGGGAGCCTTGCGGATTTATCATTACCCTTGAAATGGGGATGAAAATCTATCATGCTGGTGACACAGGTCTTTTTGGTGATATGGCTCTTATAGGAGAACTATATAATCCTGAAATTGCCATGCTTCCCATTGGTGATCATTATGTAATGGGGCCAAAGGAAGCTGCTAAGGCCTGTCAGTTAATTAAAGCCAAAAAAGTAATCCCTATGCATTACGGAACTTTTCCGATTCTTACAGGAACAGTTGAAGCCTTTAAAGAGGAACTTGCAAAGTATTCCTTTAAACCCGAGATTATACCCTTAAAACCCGGAGAAACCTACTTCTTAGAGTAA
- a CDS encoding molybdopterin-guanine dinucleotide biosynthesis protein B produces MPLILSLCGHHNSGKTTLGTFLVQELIKDGYKVGVVKSTKEEGALTDKPGTDTWRYRRAGAYKVCLFQKDLVTLYLPSFCKSQDFLEYLRYLFYDCDLLLLEGFKYLGGISKIWVLSKGEDPEEIKKNLSMVELIVDSSEKDRTLEYVKKKLEVKSKTEVSLWVNEGEITLKPFIQDILKNLILGFLRGLKGVPEEVYQIEVKIKKK; encoded by the coding sequence TTGCCACTAATTTTATCCCTTTGCGGTCATCATAATTCAGGCAAGACTACCCTTGGAACCTTCCTTGTTCAAGAGTTAATTAAAGATGGTTATAAAGTTGGGGTAGTTAAGTCTACTAAGGAAGAAGGAGCACTTACAGATAAACCCGGCACTGATACCTGGAGATATAGAAGGGCAGGGGCTTATAAAGTTTGTCTCTTCCAAAAGGATTTAGTCACCCTTTATTTACCTTCATTCTGTAAGTCTCAGGATTTTTTGGAATATTTGAGGTATCTCTTTTATGATTGCGATCTTTTGCTTCTTGAAGGTTTTAAATATTTAGGGGGAATTTCAAAAATTTGGGTTTTAAGTAAAGGGGAAGATCCAGAAGAGATTAAAAAGAACTTATCTATGGTAGAGCTAATTGTTGATTCATCAGAAAAGGATAGGACATTAGAATATGTTAAAAAAAAGTTAGAAGTGAAATCTAAGACTGAAGTGTCTCTCTGGGTTAATGAAGGAGAAATTACCCTTAAACCTTTTATTCAGGATATCTTAAAGAATTTAATCCTTGGATTTCTTAGAGGCTTAAAGGGTGTTCCTGAAGAAGTTTATCAGATTGAAGTAAAAATCAAAAAGAAATAA